A window of Populus trichocarpa isolate Nisqually-1 chromosome 17, P.trichocarpa_v4.1, whole genome shotgun sequence genomic DNA:
AATTACTCCTTAGATCCTAATCCTGTTAGCTTATGTTTCTGACTTTCCATTGGACTTGTAACTTTGAAAATCCTTGGATCTCATCAACGTCATGGCACAAACCACTGCTAATTGGAGACTTGGATTATTAGCATTCAGATTACTTAATGAAATAACCAGTAATATCTTTCTGAGTCAGAGAATATTAACCTTCATTGCTTGGTTATCTAGGGAGTCTTATTGCTTGTATATACTTCTAAGAGTAGCGTCTCTTCAGATCATGACTGTACTCAATTTCCCTATGACAGATGCCATCAAGATCTTTGAAATAGCGTCGCGTATATCCAATCCAGAAAGCGTATCATCCCTGGCGGTGGAACTGAGAGCTGTCATTTGAAGCTACCCTGAAGCTGATTTGGATAATTACAGCTCAGGATTTTCTTGAAACTAAGATCATTGTTGTCCTTTTCCCTAAACGAATTCTGTAAATGTAGAATGACCAGCGCCCTTGATTGATAAAGGGTTAACTATTGTACTTCAAATTTTTCATGGACTCTATCTACCCTGTCGCTACCCCACATCGCAGTGACCCTCCCTCTTTCCACAAAATCCAGAGGAAATGAATCTTTTGTGTGAAAAGGGGGGGGAAGGtccaattaagaaaaatgagtCTCCTAATATATAAGGCTTCTAATCGGTGGAAAATAATTAACCCTAATCTAGTTTAGACAAATCATAACTCAGGACTCAACTGAGGAACTTAAGCCTGGCTGGCTGAGTGCCTGATTTTAGGAGTGGTTCTGCCACATAGAATGCCTCTTATTTCTGgacttctcttctccttttcctcGTAGGATTTTTCCTCCTTCTTCTAGTCCAATTCCCGCTAGGAAACTCCCTCAGGTTGCCGACTTATAGGTACTGGAAAACCCAATCCGCCAGGACTCCTGCACTGACTCTGTTGGGAATTCTGCCGTGCTTGCTGCTGTTACCGCTTCCATAACTTGCTGGGGATTTCTGCTGCTGCCTTTGCTTCTTCTCAGCCTGCTGGATAAGGATTCTTCAAGGTTGTCTTTAGAGCAAAATTCTTGTCCCCCCATACGGTGAAAGAAGCCTTTCCAATACCATAGAGGAAAatcattattctttattttttttatattatccatTATCTCTTcaccattcattttttttttcatttaatttttttccaaaactcaACTCAATTTAGTCctgtctatttctattttttctatcctatgtaacataccaaacacacttttagtggaaaaaaaaacatagtaattAAATTGCCAAATAAACTATCTCAAAGTGACTTTGACAGTGCTGGTTATTGATGCTAAAACATTGtattaaaaacaatacataataaaataaaggaaatctTTCGAATATATATTGATGGCGTCAAGTGGTGAGGTTTGTAAGTGGTGAGGTTTGTAAGCTATAATCTTCAGTTCTTTATGTATTAATCTGCTTATGTAGCATTTAAAACAGAAGGGAagattatataaaattgatcagtgcatatataattatgataaaaggacattaattatatataatctcGTGTCACACGAAATCTCTACCCAATGATACCTCTTCTGATTCAGCCATACTTTCCCTGTTCCTCTGTTTGTTCACTGCAATATtagcatttgttttatttaaataaagtgaaagattaaaataagtaatatatacataaatatatttaattgaaaggataaagataaacatataaaataaatttatctcgGTCATAGTTTTGGAGTCTGTCATAGTTTTAGAGTAAATTTCTATCATTTCAAATATAAAGGGCATGTTTCTCCTGCTTTCACTGTCTTTTTATCTTATGTCCAGAAACAGTAACTTAACATTAGTGTTTAGGTGTAGATGCACAACCAATCAATattcattcaatattaattcaaataatatatatatataagtttttccTTGTATATTCATCATTCAATTAATCAAGCTTTCTAATTCTTCATTGTTAAGTTATAAATTCAGAATTAGTGTAGAATTCTTTGAGatttatatacaaataaaatctcaaatccCAAGCTTGGATATgttcatgaaaaacaacaacCCGATTCTATATGCATACCTCCCTATGATTAACTCATGAGGACTCCATTATTGGAGGAAAAAGCATCCCCACAGGCCACAAcacctcctttttttctttcctatcaTGTTACGTTCTGTTCAactcagattttaaatttgctaGGAAGTGCCTCCTCCTGTTGAGTTCAGGAGCTCCACCTTGTTGTTCTTCCTCCACACCAACACGAATTATAACCCACTTCTGAAAtactcaataaaaaacaaaaacactttgaaaatattcaatgaaaataccAAGTGGCAACAGTATCCAACGCCAAGTGTTGAAACTGCCACGTATGGAAAACGTGGCAGCATATGAGAAaccatatcaaaaacaaaacaaacgtAAAGTTTCAATGCATGTCGACATTTTCCATCTCTTGGTAATGCCTCTATGTCAGCATTCAcaaacttttttcttgttgaaaGTGTTATCATTGTAAGCATAGAAACATTGGGGATTGCAGTAGTGTTTATCGTGTCATATATGATAAAACAAGACCCGCCTGATCTTCTTTACGTTgcacaagaaaaggaaaaaggtttCCAATAATGTAATGGTGTTCTAAAGCCTCACAACTTGTGTCGATAGTTTGTGTTTCTCTGGATCTGAAATGGTATATTCTGTTCAGTGGAGTCGTCCTATTCTATATAGGATGTCAAAATCTGATGGGAGCTTAGTGGGATTGTAACAGGATTGAACGGATCCTAATAGGATTGcatgatcttattttttaatcaatctgCATGATTGTATTAATCCTACCAACCCTGCAGCTTCATATCTATCTTCCTCATCATGGCCAGTGGGCAGAAACCAAAAGGGCTCAACAAGTCATGTTTTCTCCTCATAggttgttatatttttatcttcttgacGAGTTCTTAGATTTTCCCTGATGAATAACTGATCAGTTTTATGCTAGAACATGAACAATCTGCTAGAAAGGATGTTAGTTGATTTgaattcattatgttttttccGTTTTGATAGTGATAGCTGGTATGGAAAGGTTTGCATTCAAAGGGGTGGCATCAAATTTGGTAACTTATCTTACAGATGTGGTTAAGATGAGCAACTCTGCTGCAGCCAAGACTGTTAATAATTGGTGTGGATTCACATCCATGTTACCACTTCTAGTTGCATCGCTTGCTGATTCATGGGATCGGTATTCCACCATTCTAACCTCTTCCTTTATTTATGTTGtggttagtattttatttttgtttattttctgcTTTTGAAATTCTGTGAGCTTACAGCaattggaaaatattttggTGATCACAAGTCCTACATAAATTCTTGATTATGATTAAGCTTACCGCAACTTGCCTCTGTAACTGTAGAGACAGTTTTTGGTTTATGATTTTCCATGGTAAATTTGCTTTTGTTCTTCTTAATTTGTTCTTTCTAGGGACTTGTGGCATTGACATCAACAGCATTGTCTTGGGCAAGGCATCCCACCAACAAAATAAGCTCCTCATACCTGTTTTGGTCGCTCTGTTTGATTTCTCTAGGACAAGGTGGATATAACCCATCTTTACAAGCCTTTGGAGCAGATCAAATTGCGAACGATGATGAGCTGCCGAGCACAAAAGATGAGCAGAAATCAAATAAGAAGAGCTTATTCTTTCAGTGGTGGTATTTTGGGGTTTGTGGTGGCAGCCTTGCAGGTGTCACAGTCATGTCCTATATCCAAGACACATTTGGCTGGGTACTCGGATTTGCAATTCCTACAATCGCAATGGGAGCATCAATTTTACTGTTTTGGTGTGGAAGCAGAATTTATGCATACAAACAGGATGATGCCATCTCTGAGAGGCCTTCGCGGGACATAGTTCGATCCATTAAGGAAGCTCTTTCGAAATTGATGAATAGCAGAATCACCTTACCAAACAACAATCCTGGAGTTGTTGAGCTGGAGTAAGATTTCGTATTGTCAGTCAAAGTATTTTTGCTTTGAAATCTCCTTGAGTATTTATGTTAATGATactcttttatttgtttataggCTTCAAGAAAAACCTCTTTGTCAGAATTCGGGCAATGCCAAGGGATTGAAGGAGGAACCCTGCAGTGGTATTAACTACCTAGTTGAAAATGGAAAAGTAGTATTAAGGCTTTTGCCGATATGGACGATGCTGCTAATGTTTGCAGTCATCTTTCAGCAGCCTGCCACATTCTTCACCAAACAGGGAATGACAATGAAGAGGAATGTAGGCAGCAGCTTCAAGATCCCACCAGCTACACTACAAAGTGCTATTACAGTTTCTATAATCCTCCTGATGCCATTTTATGATGCGTTGCTGATCCCATTTACTCGACTGATTACTCGCGACAAAAAGGGTATCAGTGTGACTCAAAGAATGGGTATCGGGATGGTACTGTCCATAATAGCCATGGTCATTGCTGCATTGGTTGAAACAAAAAGACTCGAAATCAGCAGAAAAATGGAAGTTCTTGATCCAAAATTGGAAACAGAAGTTCCTTTAAGCATATTTTGGTTGCTGCCTCAGTACATTCTGCTTGGCATCTCTGACATCTTCACTGTTGTTGGGATGCAAGAGTTTTTCTATAGTGAAGTTCCTGTAAGAATGAGAACAATGGGAATTGCACTATACACTAGTGTATTTGGGGTGGGAAGCTTCTTGAGTGCCCTGTTGATTTCACTAGTAGAATATTTCACAAGCTCAAGAGGCAAAGGGCGGAGCTGGTTCTCTGATGACATGAGAGAAGCCCGTTTCGACAAATACTATTGGCTTCTAGCCTTGTTAAGTGTACTCAGCTTAgtgttttatgttattttctgcAAATGTTTTGTAAGCAGAAGCAGTGATTTGGATAATGAGAACTAGGCAAGGGGCAGAGCTGGTTCTCTGATGACATGATAGAAGCCCGTTTCGACAAATATTATTGGCTTCTAGCTTTTTAAGTTAatatctgtttgtttttatatttcaagattattttaatgtattaatattaaaaataattttaaaaaattaaaaaaaatattattttaataaatttttaatgcaaaaaatattttaaaaaataattattagcgTAATCCAAAATATCCCATTAATGTTTTATGCAGAACAGTGATTTGGATGATGAGAACTTGTAAGAGTAGAGGAAGGCTTGATTTGTAAATAAGTTGTTTTGGTACATCTTCTTCAgcttcaataatttttctttgaaacaaGAACAAGTTAATGAAATTtcgaagaaaataaattaattgaaccctaaacaaataaaaagggtGTTCCAGcatattatcttcttcttcttcctttttcatcTTCTACAGCTTCCTCCCATCATTTTCAACAGTGCCTTTTGAAACTTTAATTATCTCTCTTCTTCATATGAATAAAGCTTCTCTtttcaaatccttttttttttttgaaagagtattttttattttaatttcatcattatatttactttttaatgttattctacttattttttaatcaaataaattaattaaattatattcaagTAATTctcatacaatttaatttattttaaatccatGATAAGTAAGAAAACGGGTTAGAagagtttttttctattatttttttttcaattttttttttaaatttattttattaaacgaACAAGTTATTTTCAGATCTAACCTAATAGATTGAGCCTATTTGAGATTGTAATAGTAGTTAtgattcaaaatgttttttgtttggaaatataaatagtattttttttattttttttaaaatatttttaagattaatatttcaaaatgatctaaaaatatataaaaaataatttaaaattttaaaaaatactcaagGTATCGAACTGTTTGAATTAGCGGTCTAATTGACAGCATCAACGGCAACAAATCTTTCCCAGATTGCAGTTTTCAGCCATGGTGCCTGTGGCAGCGGTGACCATTTCATTAATATGGGCTTAGGCCCAATATTGATGAACCCACAAGACCCAATATCGATGAACCCACAAGGCCCATTTTACACTGCAGCTCTATGTCCTATGGGCATTCTCGGCCAGCAGGAACTAGAAAGCCGTAGGAAGAAACAATACAGCCCAGCCTTAAACCAATGAAAGACAAATtcgatattttttcaagaataaatcTTCGATGGTTACATATTCTAGCTATTGACCATTaagtgtatttatttattatagtattttgtttttttttttttagtttaacgtgggtgtccgggccagtttgcgcgcacctcgactaatcccatgggccctgaagttaacgaccatgtaagcctccagtggccatcatataagcaaccacatggctcgaacctgagatcacagagggagcaaacctcttggtcccaagcttttaccactgggccaTCACctagatgattattttttgttttttttttttttgtttttgatgggtGATGTCTTCCCGGTCAACTTCTGTTTTAATagttattgataaattaaatatgaatgataaattattctaaaaaagcTTTGAATAACaaaagttttaaattcaaaataattttgtggATTTGACAATGAGCTTATGggtttattaatttagttttaagtttggttaataaaaaatatttgatattaatgtcctgtttgattaataatttattttaatctctaaaatatcttaatatatgaaccaatgtattaattatatgatgaaaataaatattattatgagtAATTCATGAACtattaacatttataaatataaaaattcatgaatttaattcttcataaaTAGTAAAGATTCATGattataagaaattaatgttTTGGTTTATAAGTTCTATAATTAAGTGTCTTATAAAGATGGaaagttctttacttttttttttatttgttgttggtttttcttagtcttgtttttctatttttttcttttactataaagtttagatttagtttttataaagagatatcaaatataatttttttaaatttgttgaatCTTGTTTAAGACTAGTGCACCTAAATAACATGGTGTTGTTGCAATTTTAAGAGGCttattgaaatctttttatatataaggtGACAAGCAATAAATCTATAAAGACAAATAATTGATCCctgatgacaataaaaaaatcatcttgatcAAATTATGAGAGTTTTAACAAGTAAATACTTTGTatgcttttaatttatgtattatATGTTTTAGTATGTATACTAGGAGTTAGTTTGaatttcttttgtataatttaatatttattctacatatatattagttttttttgttatgattgcAAGTTTACAATAAACTTATAATATTGCATGATTATAAACTAAACATATTTAGTTTCCTCTGATTGCTCTTccaatctgatttttttatttttttgaaaaatgacaaGTGTTGTCTGAGATTTCTTTGTTCATACCAACGGAAAAAGGATATAACACCGGGCAGCTAGCTAGCGTCCTCTAACCCTTTGGCAAGAACTTTTGTTTTGGCAATCATTCATGAAATTAACTAGGCTTCCTGATCAATCAGCTAAGGTGACTAATGTTGTTCGCAATGGTGAATGGTACTGGCCGACTGCATGCTAGAACAAATGCTATGGTATCTTACGGCACCATATTAATTTCCATGTGATTCTgaagaatattattgtatttctcAGAAGATAACTCCATGAAGAGTGTCTTCGGCAGAACAGTTGCCGGGAGTTGAGAAGTTGCTCATCATGGCGCCTTTACATGTTCTCAGATCAGATGCagttttattgttttgcttGCTGTTTTAGAAAGGCGCTCTACTAATTAGAAAGGGAATCATCACCTCTCGTAATTGCTTGATGTGCAACCAAGAGGATTAAGATAGAGATCAACTCTTCCGCACATGCTCTACAGATTCACACTATCAACTCTTCTTCACATGTTCTACAGATTCACACTATCAACAGATCAACTCTTAAAAACAGCATGATGCCTTGTCCATTAAATTTTTCTCTGACTCTCTTGTTGAGGTAGCACATATATATTTACTTTGACAGCATATCTGCTACTAACAAACTACCAATGTGCTCATGTGGATGATGAGTGGTCATGACTTCTAGGTCGCATGCAGCAAACAGGAtgataaaaacaacataaatttgtGAAGAGGCTTCTAAAAGTGACTCCAATACACAAACTGAGTAAATGTATCGGCTTGGCTGGTAGCTTTGTGGAGCTGGTGCACAGGGACTTCTTATTTAAAAGGGGAATGGTTAATGCTTCGGACCATTGCTAGATTGCTAAAGTGGAATATTGTAGATGGTTCTTCGGGGAAGCCACGAAGAGAAGCGAATTACCTTTTGTTGATCTACTCTACCAACTAGCAACTAATCGTCTTGTTTGAATATATTCTGATAATATTTCTCTTTACATTATCAGAATCCCTGCCTGATTATagcaagaacataaaaaaaatcgataacgTTGACTTTTGGGGCTGTGCTTATATTAGCTCTCTTTTATGGGGTTATAGCCTTGTTGTTCCCTTTTCTTTGACAATCATTTGAACGTTTTTAGGTTTGTTTCTTCATAATTTTGACTGCAACCCTCAAATCCTAAATTCCTACATTAATCATGTATCTCCGTCTCGATATACTTCATCCTCCAAGAACCTAACAACCACAAGGATGGGCCCCGTGCGATCCGTGCTCAAAGAAAAGTCACTACAGACTTAGGAGGATGAAAGATTAGCTCTCTTTGATCTCTTTGAATAGATTAGTCTGTCCATCCCTTCTCATGAACTTAGCTCTAGGTTTTATCAGTATGCGTCTCTTTCTGGGCCAACTGCCCTGTGGTCAGTAGGGTTGAAGCCCATGCTCTTAGGTTTACTCAAGCATGTTTCTCGCTTTCCTTAGGACCAGAGGAAAGACTCCAAGTAACCAAACAAGAACTAGTATTTAGGAACAGCATATGGACTATGAAAGCCAGGCCCATCACTTGCCTCATGGAAATTCTGGAGGCAAAGAAACAGGAGAACAGAAAAATTGGGACGTTGGAggatttttagggaaaaaaaattattattattatttatttatttagtttagagaAATATGTGTAAATTTGAGTTATCAACACTAATCATGATACCTCAATGTCATAATCGTAGACAGCCTTGGAATTAACCTGAAAGAATTGTCACCATACCATACTACAAGTACAGACTTTTAAACTATTCAGGAATGTCATACATCAACTTCATCTTAGGTCAACACGGTTACTTATGAAGATAGCTACCCTTGAAAAAAGTCAACATTTTATAATTGCATGTTGAGTATTACATTGtcgttttttatttgaattgaaagtatattaaaataatatttttattttatttttttaaatttatttttaatattattatatcaaaacaatctaaaaatacaaaaatatattaattttaaacaagaatttttcttttcaaaaacacttttacaccacaaaaacaaataataacttAGAAAATAACATTTTCTAGACCAGTAAAACAAGCCATAACCATCCTCATTCATCTCTTAAGAGCTTGAAAGCAATAGCATTAACCTCTGTATTGGCGTATCCATTTATACTCTGTTTGACATTATAATACAGTGCGGGTTAGAGATGTTTTTAGACTgataataacttttaaaattatttaattttcattatttaaatatgtttttcattaagAGTGCGATATAAACTTGaatttaagaataattataatttgtggCTTTTCTTGGACCTGAGTTTTTCAAACTATAATCATAAAAGCTACAGTATCTTAAATTAACACGTAATGCATAGCATTCACAATCTCGAGGAATATAGTCGAAATCATCTGTGGGTGAAATGTCAATAATTGTATACAAtgaacctttaaaaaataaacccaaaaaagcATGACTTTGTATTTAGctaccaaacttaattttcaccaaTCAGAATCTACTGGATTGAAAATGATGtgcgaaaaaagaagaagaataatgaCCTTTTGAAATAGTAATATTGTACGAAGACGCGTGGAAAC
This region includes:
- the LOC18106686 gene encoding protein NRT1/ PTR FAMILY 5.8 isoform X1; the encoded protein is MASGQKPKGLNKSCFLLIVIAGMERFAFKGVASNLVTYLTDVVKMSNSAAAKTVNNWCGFTSMLPLLVASLADSWDRYSTILTSSFIYVVGLVALTSTALSWARHPTNKISSSYLFWSLCLISLGQGGYNPSLQAFGADQIANDDELPSTKDEQKSNKKSLFFQWWYFGVCGGSLAGVTVMSYIQDTFGWVLGFAIPTIAMGASILLFWCGSRIYAYKQDDAISERPSRDIVRSIKEALSKLMNSRITLPNNNPGVVELELQEKPLCQNSGNAKGLKEEPCSGINYLVENGKVVLRLLPIWTMLLMFAVIFQQPATFFTKQGMTMKRNVGSSFKIPPATLQSAITVSIILLMPFYDALLIPFTRLITRDKKGISVTQRMGIGMVLSIIAMVIAALVETKRLEISRKMEVLDPKLETEVPLSIFWLLPQYILLGISDIFTVVGMQEFFYSEVPVRMRTMGIALYTSVFGVGSFLSALLISLVEYFTSSRGKGRSWFSDDMREARFDKYYWLLALLSVLSLVFYVIFCKCFVSRSSDLDNEN
- the LOC18106686 gene encoding protein NRT1/ PTR FAMILY 5.8 isoform X2 translates to MGSGLVALTSTALSWARHPTNKISSSYLFWSLCLISLGQGGYNPSLQAFGADQIANDDELPSTKDEQKSNKKSLFFQWWYFGVCGGSLAGVTVMSYIQDTFGWVLGFAIPTIAMGASILLFWCGSRIYAYKQDDAISERPSRDIVRSIKEALSKLMNSRITLPNNNPGVVELELQEKPLCQNSGNAKGLKEEPCSGINYLVENGKVVLRLLPIWTMLLMFAVIFQQPATFFTKQGMTMKRNVGSSFKIPPATLQSAITVSIILLMPFYDALLIPFTRLITRDKKGISVTQRMGIGMVLSIIAMVIAALVETKRLEISRKMEVLDPKLETEVPLSIFWLLPQYILLGISDIFTVVGMQEFFYSEVPVRMRTMGIALYTSVFGVGSFLSALLISLVEYFTSSRGKGRSWFSDDMREARFDKYYWLLALLSVLSLVFYVIFCKCFVSRSSDLDNEN